CGACTCCTGTTTTGTCCTCAACATCACTTCATTAGCCCCCTTTTGTTACCCAGGAGATTTCATCTAACACACGGATCTCTCTCAGAAATTGGGTTTAGTCTCTCCTTCAACTGTGGCACTGTCACCCTCTTGAATCAGGCAATCTAGTCAAGCTCTGTCATAAGCCACTTTCAGAACACGGTTTTGTAAAAGTTTTATAGCCTATTAATAAATTAGTTGATTTCTGAATGGATCTGTAGGCCTACTTATGATTGCACTGTATGTTAGAAAACAGTTTCCTTTTCTTACTAAGAGACGTAAGATTTGCTACACTACTTCACTAGGGAAAAGGTGTCCTGAAGATAATCATAGACTGAAAATACAAATAGAAATCTAAGCCAAATATTGAAATACATTTACCTGAGCAAACAATGCAGCACAGGTTCCCAAATTTGGTCCCAGTGTAACTGTCccgcacattttagtgtttttttttgtttgtttgtttttttcctgctgtaACCCATCCACTTCAGTTCAGGGAGGGCTGTTAATTAACTAGGCTTATTAAATTAGGTTAATTAACTAAAGAGTTTCACAAATACATCACAAAGTTAAGAtaactgggagagagagtgtttatTGTGATGCTGGCTCTACCATAGCACAATCATTTGTGCACTTTACGTGCTGTAATCCTGATGTGCGGAAATTCGGCTCAGTTCAATTGATTCAGGTGTTTTAGGAGCAAGGAAAACACTGGAACATGCAGTACAGGGGGGTTCTCCAAGACCAGGGTTGGGTGAGCTAAAGTATGCATTGTGTCAAACTACTGCATTTGTACATTTTGATAATCTGGCACTAAGTCTCACTTTGCTATTGGCCACCACAAAATAGCTCAGTCCCACTGCTCACACCAAAGTAAACATTGGAATGATGGGATATACACTGACGTGTACGTGCGTCAGCCAATAGGAGATTACGTTAGTGAGAATTAAGTCATGCGTGCCAGTTTGGAGGAAGACAAAGTAGTGATGGGAAGtccggatcattttactgacttgtatctttgaatctcgttcagcaaaatgaaccaATCTTTTCACaagtcatttcattcatttcagcagaatataatgaaaatgttacatgttaaattccccaacacatctagtacttaataaactatgaaataaactataggctaatgcaaccaaggcAGAGTTAtgataaacagaaatgattaattaattgcttAGCTGGTCTTCAAGCTATACAGTCTGTttgttcacctcacctcccgatcaGTGTCCCAAGTCCTGTGACTGCCCCATAGGCTGAATGAagtggggctgtgacgtgatgatcgaacgactcgaacccgaagactcgagaggtgaactcatcatttctgtttccagtaCTGCAAGGTGCATTGCCTATGGGGCGGTTACCGGAAGAACGAAcaactcgaacccgaagactcagGAAGTGAACTTATTTCTGTTTCGGTCAAAAATGATTGAATcactctgagacaactcgttgttcccgagtcatattaatgatttgttcaaaatgaacgaatcgttcatgaacgacacatcactaagACAAAGTAGGAACAGTAGAAATTGCGGGCTATCAGCCCACACTTccctgctgaaacaaacaacaaaaatgtcacacaaataccattaaaaccattaccattattggtccttaatggtatatagacataacatgccaccaatagaaggcaacaaattaccagtagagacccacagagaccattacagtttccattaaaaccaacacATTCTATGAAGGTTTCTATATGCATATTAATGAGTGAATAATATTTCATCTAATATCCAACTCCACCCACAAACACGCCTCGTGAGTACCAGTAACGCATATTAATGCGTTTTTGACGGATACATAAAAAGTCCTTGTGAACACGGACTAACAGTACCGTTAGGTGAACACACTCAATCTGCAAGAATGTACTAGATAGTGAACTAGTACACAGAACACAAAGGGAACAGCCTAAACCTGCACAACAGGAAGTGCATCGAGGTTGTTCGGCACgtgcgaatgtgtgtgcgcaaaaacaaatcagtgcACATAATTATGATCAAGTGACAACgattttacacacaaaaaaaccctccaaaatGTTAACCTGGTGTACAGCGAAGCAATTTTCGGTCAGAGTCGATTTAATGGTTACGACTGAAACCCAAATGATTCACTATTCCCTATATAATTGCGCTTCCTAGGGTATGGGATACTGCTCATGTACCCTGCAAGTAATGAAGTGCATGTATATTTGAGACGTGGCCTGGTTACGCAGATGAGCTTGAGCTCCGGATTACCATGTCGAGTATAAATAAGGCAGAGTAATCACcttaatgaggctaacagctCTATATTGGAGTTGTATATAGCACATTTTGCGTACATTCCCCACCCCCCATTTCTAGGTTGAATATATTGCAACCTAGAAATAGAGTTAGCAGGTAAACCAATGAGTAGAGCATTGCATTAGTCAAGACGTGAGgagataaatgcatgaaccaGTGTTTCAGCGTCTTTGAGGGTAATGAAGGGACGGAGGGGACCAATGCGACGAAGGTGAAAGAATTCAATTTTAGAAACGGCTTTTATGTGAGCTTCAAAGGTAAGGGAAGGATCAAAGATGATgcctacatttttttaaaagtattagaTGGTTTAATGAGAGTGCTATTAATGTCACAAGTAAGGTTATAAAGGATATTTTTAATAAGTGTTGGTGTTCCGATAATAATTATCTCAGTTTTGTCCATGTTAAGCGatccttttatttcattattacacTTGCTGATAGTGGACTGGTCTGGGGAGTGGGAGCAGATCTACAAGCTGTATAGATTtgaatgtcatcagcataacagtggtaACTAAAACTATGGTAGTGAATAAGCTGGCCCATAAGTTatattacttacacacacacacacacacatatatatacacatatataaataatgaatagcAGAGGTCCAAGAACCGATCCCTGAGGGACACCTAATTTTAAAAGATAGGCAACTTATAATCCTGCAtagaaatgtaaaactgtatATCCGTGAGATAAGAAGTAAGCCAAGAAAGAGCAGCACCCATGACACCAATATCCGAGAGACGGGAGAGAAGTCAGTCATGACAGACAGTATCAAAAGCAGAACTAACAGAATAATAGAAGAATAGAGAGAACTGGAGCTGCTAGAAAGTAATAGGTCATCGACAACCCTTACGAGGGCAGTGTCGGTACTATGTAGAGGACGAAATCCAGATTGAAAGGGGTCAAAGAGATTATTTTGTACTATGGATTTATGAAAGTTATTTATATAGGTAATTATGTAAATAACTTGAGTTGTCATTGTGAGAAAGCAATAATTTCATGGTTCCAGCAGGATTTTGGGCCTAGAACTGAACCAATTCTGCAAACATGAGACAATTTGTCAGAGAAACTGTGCCTATATACTTGGCTCCAGCTTTGCCCTACCAAGTCTTACAACCTTATTTGCACTAGTATGGCACAAATATTTACTCTTATTgcttaatatttacaaatattgcTCTctaaatttttatttcatagaATCCTATGTGACACGGCTCTCACTACGTACccttaatgaataaaacattttaatttttattcttGTGCTCCAACGGtcactgaactgcactgttaATATTCACCAGTAGTTGTCTCCTGGCATTTGACGcctaaaggtttttttttttttaataataataaattattttgaaggcgaaaaaatctgtcatttctgtttaataaaagAGAATTTTGCATAAAGTCTTCACAAGACTACACTTCTAGCAATAAAGGACACTTCTTCCCAAAGAGGATATAAATAAGTGACGTCTCCATGATTAAGTGGTGTCTATTATTTAATTTCCGCTTAATATTAGAACATAATACACAAAGACTGGTTTTATCCATCGGTAATAAATATCCCTTTTATCACAAAAGGCATCTTGTAGATACAAACAAGACATCCACTGGTTAACTGGTTGAGACCCATCATGTAACAGAAAGACCATTATACACTTCTGAGAATCTTAACTACTCTTAGTACATCCATTCTGGTTTATTATTTGGTGGCTCGGGGAAAGACAATGGTTTTTAGGGCCAAGTTTCCTGAAAGcgtgtgtgaaaaaaaacagttttgctGCCTACTACACattcaatgtttttttcacTGCAAAGATGATGTCTTTGATTTGTGGTACGCTGTTGTCCTCCAGAATCTTTGCGTATGGCATGGGGATGTCCACTCCGGTAACTCGGACAGCAGGGGCATCCAGGTAGTTGAACGCAGGACCTacggttattaaaaaaaaaaaaaaaagtatagagGACAACTTATCAGAACAGATGAGTGGAGTTGAGCAGGTGGACATTTCAGTCTTTTCAGTTTTAAACAGAGCTCTTCCATTGCAAAAGTAAAACACTCATTAATGATAATGACAAAACAGAGCAAACAGCCTTTAGCATGTAAACGAAGAACCAGCCATTATCAATAGCAAattctgtaaaatatttacCATTTGTTATAGCTAAACAATGAATACATGTTGGCTTGGATGGCTCAGATAAGTGGCATATAATTGGTGCCATATGCAGCAGAGCAattgaaatataatttttttaaaaatgtaaacataaaaaaaaatacagaatggTTACCCTCCAtgattctggcacaaatctcagCACCAACTCCAAACTGGGGCCAGCCTCCCTCAACAGTCACCAAATGGTTGGTTTTCATCACGCTGGTTTCGATAGTTTCTACATCGAGGGGTCTGATGGTGCGCAGGTTTACCACCTGTATATCAggatcaaataaacaaaactaagACAACACTatcaacaacaagaaaatacagaatACTATCCCTGGTATTTCGGTGTGTTCTGATCATGAGAATTAcacgattaattaattaaattacacaagCTTCCTTATTGGCCCCAACTATACCTGGTCATTTTATGCGTCTTGTATCTGGATTGTAGACTGAAAAAAATTTATCCAAATGCATTTACACTTGTGGGAGCTTCTAATCTGATAGCTTTATCACACATAAGACACAAATCTGcttttttaaacactgagaaCTTAGTGGCTCTTTTGTATTTAGCTGAATATGAGCAGATAATATTACCCTATACACTTCACAATTCATCCTGACGCTTTTATCAGAAGtcacatcaataaatacaaggaaACCAGTTCAGATCATGAGCAGTTCTGACCCGCCTCCATACTCTTCTCCTCCCTTTATTCTGCAACAAgttgatctttgtctcatccgttgttccagaactgtacagatttattttttttatttttctggcaAACTATATCCTGGTCTTCCTGTTTATGAGGCTTACCAATAGTTTACATTCTTgtggtaaaccctctgtatttactctggtgaaCACTTCTCTTGACTCTTACACAGATAAGCCAACCTCCTGGAGGGTGTACTTGATCTGGCCAACTTTtgagaagggttttttttccttcagcagGGAAATAATTCAGTCATCCACCACAACTGTTTTCTGTGGTCTttcaggccttttggtgttccaGAGCTCACACCAGTGTTTTCTATCTTTTTAACACCTAATATTATTTTCACTAtctctctgatgggtttgtttacTGGCAGTGACCGCTCTTTTGACATcatataacagcaaaaggttCCCAAATGCcacataattattaaaaataattagtggttgttttttttgtgtttttttttttaaaacagatagCGGTGAACAGTTTGCAACATGGCACTCTTCCTGTGACTGGTGCCATAGGGTGTTACTGGGCAAGACCTCTAAACCAACtacatgctgttgaaaaagttctatttaagtgttgatttgattgaacagggtttgcagtaatcaggcctgattgtgtctagtccagctgaaccccattatgaatgtagtttcatagatttggggaattactaactatgggggcaaatacattttcacacaggcctagatggtattggataacttttttgcttcaataaataacattatcatttaaaaactgttttgtgtttaaatcaagctgcctttgttttatctcagattttgttttaatttctgaaacaaaatgagatgtacacaaaaacagaagaaatctgtTTTTGAAAAACTTTCACAGCATTGCATACTCATTTGATTACTCTATGGGGCATGAAGAGGTCATGAACCAGTTAGCTTATACTGTAATCTATTGGGAGAGGTTTTGATTGACAAATGTGGCTTATAGAGACTGATGCATTTTGACTTGTATAATATCTAGCTAAAACTTGCATCTTACCTCACACTCAATCCCCTCTTTGGCCagaacagcagcagcatcaAGACAATAACCAACCATTCGGGAATGCGAGGTGAGAGTGATGTGACTTCCTGATGGAAACACAGTCATAAGCcacaaaatgattcattcatttgtcaTTCATTGTGAGATTTGTCTGATAAACATTTGAGTTGTCTCTTGTCTTTGAGTCTCTCCTACCTGATCGTTCAACTTTTGCCTTTCCAATGGGGATGGTGAAGTCTTTGGACAGTGCTTCCGCAGACAATTCAAAGGCCACGCCATACATCAGCTCATTTTCCAGCATCACCACTGTGTGACATAAGAGAGGACAAAATTGTAATATATTGACTGTCTATagacatacatttacattaaagatTTTTAGAGAAAACATTTTGAGCGAATCAGACTTTCGTTATTTATTAGCTACATTAGTGTCATAGGCCCAGTTCAAAACTAAAATAAACGCATTAGCTGATTGACTACATTTGAACCAAGTGGAAAATTGTGTGCATTGGTCACCTTTAACAGGCAGACTCTagaccagaggttctcaaccttttgtaactaaagcccccccatcatattggaggagaccaggtatagtTATCTactctattaaaaaaaacccaaaaaaaacactaatctataatctgtttttgatagattttttttttttgcttttgtactttaattacttttcataacttttatgattttttaaaataacatgacttttataaaactatataacggacaggtatggaacatgattgatcaaaaatgtttgtgaacactaactactttgaacaagagagctaggctgtaataacatggactattttatacatgttgcattccattcgtcttgcattctacaaacattcacatatgaatgatgtaaatcgGGAcaaagggcgcgtctcgttatccatgacattgttaaatctccggctctcagactctcactgaacagagcagacgcagagagaggtgtgagtgcagcgcgaaagcaagacctcgcgcttgcaggacagtactgatgacatttggaaagttgctaaggtttgtccaaaaagtcgccaGATTTGTAGCtaggcactttttcttttttccaaaaaaatttgctaaaggggtctgaaaagtcactaagttggtaatactggtctgcactgacagctagataaaaggcaggctaagctccgcctctccccagcaaaaagaaaatacagagggagagggaacgcggggtttttcatttacgcacattctatttgaaaagcaataaaatacacgaGAACCCAAATGAtaccctgtctgtgttttttcttgaaaacaatttgcacccccttccgatctctccctggttgagaaccactgctctagactATGCTTTACCCAAAGCAATTTTATTCATAGTctaataaaaatccttacaaaTTAAGAGAGATAAAAAGGTACTGTTAACTTTTGGGAAAGTCAGAGAAGAAAATAAGTAAAGGTTAAAATGGCCTCCAAATGGTTCTACAGTGAATGTTTTGCTCACTTTGGCTTTTTAGCAAGCACACTATTAtgtcacatttaaacacattaaaatgctGACCAGACAACAAAGTTAACAAACAAAGACATGATGCCATGAAGTTTTGCTAAGGAAACCAGTAAAATAGGCTTTATAAAACTGTAGTGAGAGTTTGGCCAGACAGTAGATTTAACATTATTCTAAAGAACTGTGGGATCTGGGATCTTTGTAAtgttaataaacagatttattgcCTTtgggattataaataaataaatagaaaatatccAGCTTGGTCTAACCTCCAAGCTACACAGCAGTGTCTACCAAGTGCAGAGACTTGGGGGAAAATATGAGTATCTGCTACTAATGCAACATCTTAGACTGTTTCaagaaaacaacacaacagcaagacaatgagaaTATCTTAAAACATTTATTCTTCAGTTTAATCACGTAACAGGAAAGCAGGAAAATCCTAGTCACTAGCTTGACATGCTCAGACGGTGTTTTAGCGGCTGCTCAGAACAAGCTGAATATTTTAGGGCAATGTTTATCAAATTTGTgcatcttttatttttctgtaatacTTGTAATAGCCCATCTTACCTGGATTATCATCACGAATGGCTGATTTAAGGAGCCCCCTGGCGTCCTCTGCATTCCAGGGACTTACGACCTTTAACCCGGGACAGTGGCCATACCAGGCAGCGAAACACTGCGAGTGCTGAGCTGCTACTCCTGCAGACGCACCGTTGGGGCCTCGGAACACAATGGGCACAGGCTGCAGACCGGCTGACATGTAGTACGTCTTGGCTGCAGAATTGATGACCTGGTCGATGGCTTGCATGGAGAAATTGAAGGTCATGAACTCACAGATGGGCCTCAGGCCAGCCTGAAAACGTAGACAAAATTAAACATTAGTCagttattcacttttttttttataaggttCTAGGCAGAAGAGTTGATAAGGACTTGATGGATCACACACTGGCTAGATCTTTTAATAATCTCCAGACATTCCCAAAATTCATAGCATTTTTGCTGATAGCAGGTGACGCAAAATGTCTAAAACCTTATTACTATATAAAGAGGAAAGTAAAAATGCAAACCCACCATGGCTGCACCAACAGCAATGCCAGCAAAGCccatctaaaaaacaaaaacaaacaaataaaaccacattATATGGATTATAATTTTTCAGTTGTTTATGTGACATGGCAGACTCTGACTAGCTAACCCAACTTTCAAGTGTCAATGTATGGCAGTGCTATACTGTAATTCTAATTCAAGAGTCATTAACAATGTGACAATCAGGGGAAGCATGGAGGTCAAACCCAAAAATTCTACGTATGgctatttttgaccactcttccatgcaatattctttcagttgcaagatatttgagggttttcttgcacgtCCTATCTatttcacaacatttcaatgggattcaaatgcAGGTTTCAACTAAGCCATTCCATAGCCcccccatttcttctttttgagtcgTTCCTtagtggatttgctagtgtgcttaggatcattatcctgttgaaagacccacttttggttcaactttcggacagatggcctcacattatcatCAAGCACTATTTgttatgatgcagaattcatagttgaatcaatgaatgcaagctgtccagtccctgaagcagcaaaggaaccccaaaccataatatttaatccaccatgcttcacagttggtatgagatgcttcttctgaaaagctgtctttggtctgtgccagaCAACTCgatttgattcgtctgtccagagcacattattccaaaacgcctggtctttgcctatatgctgattggcaaactgtagtcttgaaAAGGCTtgttcctggcacacctcccatgcaggtcaaatttgtgcaatctctttatGATTGtaaaagcatgcactttgacaccaacagttgcaagatcctgtgatgaaattttagggttcttggagacttctttttgcatcagacggtctgctcttgggctgaatttgctgtgaCGGGCAGTCCTAGACAAATTGGCAGTCTTTTGAAATCCGCGCatctgtagattattttccataCAGTGGTATGACGCATTTCAAATCatctggagatctttttaaatcctttgccagactcataggcatccacaacctttttttctgaatgcgatttgaaggtgtgataaatgtagggggtgtacttacttttgccatgtgactgatctgttttttgctcatttaatattgtgaaaattactagcCAAGTTTGTGTCATTTCATAGAgtgcatcaactttattaataggcacggtttcaaagaggatcaaatgtttccttgtccaaatatgtcaaaaaaaacaatttccatggagtgtacttactttttcacattactgCATATTATCACTGTTATACTTGTTTTTGCATGTACCTGCCCATGATATAAACAATTTGCCACATCCAATACTTTTCTGTTCATCTGGTGTTTGCAAAAATCATGCTGGGACTTGCTGGGAAATGAGTAAATGACTCAGTCAAATTCTGCTCACCTCTGAAATGGGTGTGTCAATGATGCGTTTATCGCCATACTTCTTCCAAAGACCTCTGCTCACCTGTATGAAATATGGACACAGTACATTACCAAAACACCAAATGACTAACAACACAAAGTACAAAAGACTTTTTTAGCTTAATGAGCAAAAAGTCTCAACACCACCACATCTGCTGACCTTGTAAGCACCATCGTACTGCGCAACTTCTTCACCAAGCAGGAACACACGCTCATCCCTCTCCAGCTCTTCGTCCATTGCCTGGTTAAGAGCATCTCTCACTGTCACctgcaataaataataacatgcaTGAATTTTAGTGTTTGGAGTTGTTAATTTCCCCCCCGACccgctataacagcctccactatTCTGGGAAGGGTTTCTGCAATATTTTGTATTGTGTCTGTGGGAATTTGTACTCAGTCAGTCAAAAGAGCATTTGTTAGTTCAGGTTGTTAGGTATGCTACAACAGGAAAGGGCATTTGCCAaactgctcccacaagttcccaaactgttcccac
This window of the Ictalurus furcatus strain D&B chromosome 21, Billie_1.0, whole genome shotgun sequence genome carries:
- the pdhb gene encoding pyruvate dehydrogenase E1 component subunit beta, mitochondrial, with translation MASLRCFLRSGKNAVSFVLRREFHRTPSAAVQVTVRDALNQAMDEELERDERVFLLGEEVAQYDGAYKVSRGLWKKYGDKRIIDTPISEMGFAGIAVGAAMAGLRPICEFMTFNFSMQAIDQVINSAAKTYYMSAGLQPVPIVFRGPNGASAGVAAQHSQCFAAWYGHCPGLKVVSPWNAEDARGLLKSAIRDDNPVVMLENELMYGVAFELSAEALSKDFTIPIGKAKVERSGSHITLTSHSRMVGYCLDAAAVLAKEGIECEVVNLRTIRPLDVETIETSVMKTNHLVTVEGGWPQFGVGAEICARIMEGPAFNYLDAPAVRVTGVDIPMPYAKILEDNSVPQIKDIIFAVKKTLNV